The Helicobacter sp. NHP19-003 DNA segment ATGGTGTCATTGGTGCAACAGAGAAGTTTGGAGCAACGATTCAAAGACTTACAGATTCTCATTGATAGAGCCACTGACAGTGATCTCAAGAGTGCCTTAGAAAAAGAAAAAGCCGATTGCCTTAACAAGCTAATAGAGTTAGCTACACAGACACCACCCCCCCAACTTCCAAGCTCCACACAAGATCAAGCAACTACCACAAACACCCTAGAACAGCAACCAGCAACCCCACCCATCACCACAGAAACCCCCACACAAGACCAAGACCAACCCACAGACCAACAACCCATAAAAGCCGAAGTCATCACGCAAAACGCCCCCACAATCCCCAATGCCATCGCTGAGAAGTATGTAACCTTCCACAACGATGTCAATTCTGTATCCCTAGGCAAGCTAGGCACATTAGAAGCGAATTTGCTCTTTGCCATATTCCAAAAACTTAAAGACAAACAAGATGAGCTCTTAGTGTTTGGCATTGATGAGATTAGAACAATGACCCATGCGGTTAAAATCAGCCACAGCGATCTCAGTGGTGTTGTAAAAAGACTTTGGAGAAACATTAAGGCTGCTAGCTTTTGGGCACTCTACCCCCTTGCTGATGAAAATATCATGCTCTTTAGAAGATTTCGGATCAACTACCACGACACCAAAAAGACCCAAGTTAAGAGTATGGAAATCCAAGTGAATACGCCTTACTTTGGCTACTTGCTTAACTATCTAAACGGCAACTTTACTTCTTTTGAGCTTTTAGAGTTTCAAAACATTAGCGGTAAATACGCTAAGACTCTTTATAGACTACTTAAGCAGTGGAAAAGCACAGGCGTGCCCCCTAAAATGGAGTGGGGGGAGTTTAGAGAGTTGATGGGGATACCGCCAAAAACTCTTTTTGAAAACATAGAACGCCTTCTTCTCAAACCCGCCGTCCAAGAACTCCACAAGCTCCCCCATTTTGAGAACCTATGCTATGAAAAGATAAAAACAAAGGGTATGGGTAATCGCATCACACATATCCAATTCTACTTTGAGCCCATCACTAAGACTAGCAAGGACAGAGAGCGAGCCAAAAGAGATATAAGAACCATCGCATGGGAGATTAGAAGCAAAAAAGCCGTTAAACAGATCAAACAATCCATGGAGCAACTCAAGCAATCCAAGCAAGATAAAGACATGCTAGAGATCTTAGACATGGCTTTTTACAAATCACAAGACCCTAGCGTTGTTCTTGTGGTGGATGCTTTTCAACCCACTCAAGATGGTTATGAAATCGTGGTCAAATACTTCAAAGAGGGCAAAGAGTTTCAAGCCAAAAGTGCTGTGTTAGCTGATAAAGAAACTTTTTTAACAGCTATGGCAAAAGGCGGTTATCAAATTGTGGAATCGCAAGCACAGAAACCACAACAACAAACTAAACAACCATCACAACAAACACCACAACCCAAAGAAGTCAAAATAGAGTTGCAAACAGACAAAAACGGCTTTAAAACTTTTCAGGGTTTAGTAAGACCCGATCAACCAAACCAACCACAAGCTCTAAACCCCAACAATGACCTAACAGAATACATAGGCAGAAACATCTATATGAGCAACAATGGTGTGCCTGCTGTTCTTAAGATTAAAGACATTACATACACTGAGAATAACAAGCTTAGAGTGGATATTCAAGACATAGATAAACCCCACAAGATTCTAAACCCTTTCATCTTGGATAATGTCAAGCACTTTAAGAGTTGGTTTAAGAAGTATATGGAGTGAGAGGTTTTGCCCCATTACCATTTACATTTTAAGCCCCCACGGCGTTTGAGTGGCAAATTATGCAAAGGAGCTTGCGACTGAACCCCCGTAAGGGGCGTTGCATAATTTGCAAACTATGCGACCCCCATACGGGGGTTTCGCTCACAAGCTCGCCGCCTAGTTTGCCCTTGCAGGGGGCTTAGAGAAAATGCCTTAGCATTTTATTTGTGCTAGACTTACTGATATGACCAAAACATTAGGAGGCATAGGGTTAAATGGGTAGCATTGCGTCAATTAACTTCAAGCCCACAAACAATATTCAGTTAAAGCACAATGACCGCACAACACCGCCCACATATTTACTAGCCAAAGAGCTAGGCTATGGCTGTGAGTGCAATAGGAATTGTGATGATGCCTTAGCATTAAGAGATGCGCTAGTCGCTAAAGCCAAAGAGCGATATAAGCAAGCCTTTAATCAGCCCTTTAAATCCACACGCAACCTTTGGAGTGCTGTCGTCAATATCAAGCCCACGACTACCATGCAAGACCTAGAAAGGCTTGCTAGGCACTTCAAAAACAAATATGGCTTTCAATGCTACCAAATCGCTATCCATAGAGATGAGGGGCATATAGACGATGAGGGCAATGTTTGCATTAATCATCACGCCCACATGGAGTTTGTTATGCTTGACGAGCTCACGGGCAAGAATATCTTTCGCCTTATAAGACCTAGACACCTTAGACAGATCCAAAGCGAAGTGGCTACAATTTTAGGTATGCAGCGCGGCGTGGATAAACGCAAAAGCGGAGTGAAACGCATTGAGCCTAGAGCCTATGCAAAGCTTATGGAAAAGAGCAAAGGCGAGCGCAAAGAGCTTAAGGCTAAATATCAAAGACTTGTTAAAAAGGATTTAAATGAGCTCAAAGTGATCAATAAGACTTATGCTAGCCTTTTCAAACAGCTAGAAATAAGACATGTTGAAAACTTCAATAAGGAAAGCCTAAACGGACTTAGCGACACTGAAAAGATAAATATAACGACAACAGCATACCTTGAAGCTGTTGAGAATAAGATCAACACTCTAAAGCAGCAGAAACTAGAAGCAGAAAAGTCTTTAGCAGAGCTCATAGACAATGCGCCAAAAGGAAAGAAAGCCCATACCCTTATTGAGGGCGCACGCAAGATTTGGGCTAACCTCAATAAAGGTTTAAAAGAAATCAATCTCAGTGAATTTGAAGCAGAGGATTATAAGGCCTTGCGTGAGCTAAAGAAAAAGGGGCTTACCATTGACGGATTAAAAGCTCGCATCACAGAGCTTGAGGATTTAGCAGAATCACGCTTTCAAGAAAAGCTAAAACTTGAAGTGGCACAAGTCGAATTGAATGCTGATTTTAAAAAGTTACAATCCAAACACAATAGCGCCCTTGCAGACATAACTCTTTTGAAGTTTGGTAAAGAAGGGTTACAAGATCAAATTAACGATCTTGTAAAAGAAAAGCAAAGCCAAAGCAAGGATTATAAGCTAACTATCCAAGGTTTGCAGACAACAAATAAAGAGCTGTCCAAACAAATAGAAAGCGTTGCAGCCCTTAAAGCCAAAGCGCAAGAGTTAGATACCAAAAGCAATAGCCTTGCCAAAGACCTTGCTACTAAAAGCGATGTGATTCGCAAAGCCCTTGAAAATGTCCAAAGCTTGCATGCAACAAACAAAGAGCAAGCAGAGAGCCTTGCAAGTTTGCAAAAAGACTATAAAGAAGTCTTAAAAGCTAATCAATCCCTTTCAACACGCCACACTGACGACCTTACCAAGATAAAAGAGTTAGAAGAATCAAACACAAATCTCCAAAAGCAAATTAACGCCCTAAATAAAGCCCCACAAGCGCAAGAAGTGCCAAAGCAAAAGGATATAGCCCCCAAACCTTCACAAGCAGACTATGACGCTTTAAAAAGGCAATATGACGATGCACAAGAAAATCTAAGACAAGCCCAAGAGAAAATCGATGACCTTGAATATGAAAACACTAAGCTAGGCGATGCTCTTATTGAGCTTGAAACTAAACACGGCATCACAAGCAACTATCATAAATAAGCCCTTGCTTTTTTAAGCAACGCTATAAGTGCTATAAATCTTTGCGAAATACAAACCTTTTAGCGCAATTTATTCTATTGCTTAATCGGGCGTTAAATACATTTTTGAAACCTTGCTTAGGGTGATCGCGGTGTCTTTAAAAAGTGTGGATTTGATTGAAAAGATCAGTGCATGCGATTATAGGTAAGAAAAAATAAGCAAATGGGTGTTAGTAGTGGTGCCCCCAAAACTTCCATAGAGTGATATAATTACCGAAATATCTTGGAGATGAATATATGCCAAATTTAAAACATACACAAGTCGAAATGAAACAGCCATTACATGAAAAACAAATAGAAATAAGTGAAGAAAAGCGCGCGAAAATTGTGCAAGAAGCCCGTATTGCATGTCGAAAAAGACTCGAGGATCCGGACATTTTAGCGGTCTATAAAAGATTGGCAGACAAATAGTTTGATTTATATCAATATTGGTGAAGCCATTGATATACATAATGAGATATTGGAGCTGACGGGGGGACTAAAAGGAATAAACCCTACTAGCATAGGTTACCTTGAGAGTGTGCTCGAACACATTAAGAATGATGATTACTATCCAACATTTGAGAGCAAAATAGCGCACCTTTTCTTTTCATGTGTCAAATTTCATCCATTTCCAGACGGCAATAAAAGAACAGCTGTTTATCTCTGTATGCATTTCTTTTTCATTAATGAGAAAGAAATAATAGATAAACTTGAAGAAAAATTGGAAAAACTTGTATTGGATGTTGCCGAAGACAAAATCTCAAAAGATGAATTAAGAACTATCTTTAAAAATTTTTCGGTCAGGGCAAACCAAAAATATGAGAACAAAAATACACATAACATAACTGTTCATAAGCGACTGTGAAACAAAAGAGCGACTTGAATAAGTTCATTTTCAATACCCAATTCTACCAAATTACTAAATTCTTAACAAGATGGCACACAAACTAAGCGACTTATCTTTGCTCCAAAGGGAGCAACTTTTTAGAACCTTGCGTATTACACTCACGCACCACAGCAGCGCCATAGAGGGTTTAAGTTTGCAATTAGGCGAAACTGAGCGACTTTTAGAAAAGGGTTTAACCGCACCTAATAAGCCCCTACACGAACAGCTCATTATTTTGGGCTTTGCTAATGCTTATGACTTAGTTGTGCGTGAGGCTAGTAACAAGGACACGCTTTTAACCACAAGTTTTATTAAAGATTTACACTATTTGTTGTTTAAGACCGCTTTAGACATAACCCCGCAATTTGTTTCTAAGCCCATCGGCACTTACCGCACCGCTGAAGTCGTTGTGGCTGGTGCAAATTTTGCCCCAACTCCCCCCATTTTTATCGCTCAAAAGTTAGAAAACTTATTGTTTCAATACCCGAGCAATGCCCTTAACCTAACCCAAATTACTATATTTCACGCCGAATACGAGCGTATTCACCCTTTCATTGATGGCAATGGGCGTACAGGTCGGCTTATTATGGCATTTCAAGCTATCCAAAACGACTTAATCCCGCCCTTGATTGTAGATAGTCAGCGGGCGGAGTATTTGAGCTTTTTAGAAAGTTGTAAAGCAGAGGGTGATTGTGGCGGATTTGCTCGTTTTTTAGAAAGTTGCCAAGAGCAGAGCTTAGAACATGTAGAGCAATAAATGCCGAAATTAACAAGGAAATAAGCGATTTTATACTACCAAATAGGTAAGGCAGACCCGCAAAAGGCAAGCGAGCTAAAGGAAGAGGCGCAAATGTATTTGAGGGACTTGTATAACCTTAACGATAATTTGCCAAAGATTTTAGAGCAAGTGAAACAAGAGCAAGCCCAAAAAGGGAGTGGGGGCAAACACATTTAGCATTGTATTTAATGCTATTTGTAATATTTTTTATTTGCATTTAATGTAATTTGAAATGCTTTTTTTTATTGTTTTAAATGCGTGGGAGTTAAGGGCAAAGAACACGAAACTTTGTTATAGCTAAAAAATGTCAAAAAGGTAAAAGAATGAATTTAGATGAACAAAGCCTAGAAAACGCTAAACAGATCTTTGAAAACGGGGCAATTAACGACATAGAAGTCGGCACGATTAAAGGATTGCAAGAAATACATAAGGCGCTTTTTCAAGGACTTTATAACTTTGCAGGACAAATCAGGGACAAGAATATCTCTAAAGGTTACTTTAGGTTTTGTTCGGCTTTGTATATCCACGAAATCCTTAAGAAAATTGAAACAATGCCCCAAACAAACTTTGAAGAAATCATAGAAAAATATGTGGAAATGAATGTAGCACACCCTTTATGGAGGGCAATGGGCGCGCCGCACGCATTTGGTTAGATTGCATTCTTAAAAAAGAATTAGGACTTGTTGTGGATTGGCAGTTTGTGGATAAGAACGACTATTTATCTGCAATGGAGAGAAGCCCCATTAATGATTTAGAACTCAAAACATTGCTCAAGGCGCATTTAACAAATAAGGTCGATGATATGGAAGTTATTTTTAAAGGCATCACACAGTCTTACTACTATGAGGGCTTAGAGTTAAGGTCTATTGTGCCAAAAACCACGGGTAAGCAAAAATAAACGGCAAAGAAGACCCGCCTACAAAGGTCGCTGTTATAACAAACCACGCTCAAATTGCCTTTAAAGGTTAATGTAATTCAAAGCCCCCGCAAAATAAGGGGTTGTGTGGTAGAGATTGCCCTAGAGCTTTGGCAAGGCAAGAGCTTTAAGGCAATGTGGCAGAGCTACTTTAGCCCCCTAAGATTTGCAGTAAGCCAAGACTTGCTAACTGTGGTTTTTCAATGTCTCATAAACCACCCTTTTAGCATCCTTTGCTCTTTGGCAAATCACTTCACTGCACGCCTTGATCAAACCACGGCTTGGGCGGTATTTAGGGTGTGGAGTAAATGTAAAGTCTTGGAGCTTGTCGCATAAATCTAAATGCCTAGGTGTGGTGTGCATTTCAACAAGTTTATTAAAGCGGTAGCCCAAACTGCTTTTAAAATAGTATGGTCGTATGTAAGCTAAATTAAAATACTTATCAATCCCCCATTGATCGATGAAGTTAAAAATTGCCCACCCATTGTCAAAGATAGGAGCAGGTTTTATGAGTTCATTTGTATCATTGTCTATCAACATCCCAAAATTACCCAAATGGCGGTCAATGTTGCCAATAATGGCATCAAAGAGCATTAAATCACTAAAGGCTTGCTTACCCATCACCGCTTCTATGGCTTGCTCTAATTCTTTTGAACGCAACACCTCATAAGGCAAACACTCCCAAATGGCTAAAAACCCCACTTCTTGACTTGTAAAAAGCGGGCAAGTGCTAAACCTTTCACGCCTCTCCCATTCCCCAATCCCTTTTTCTAGGCCATATTCCACACAATCTAAACCCATTGCTTGTGCGACTTGGGGCATATAGTATTCACATAAAGGCTCTCTAGCCACAACATAGCGCACTTCATCTCCCTCCCCTGTCCCCTTGATGAGTTCAATGCCCTGAGAAGTTCTATACCAACACTTTTTAAGCATACCATCTGTGGTGGGCTCGGGGCTTAGGATTTGTCCTTGTGTTTGCCCCCTATCCCCATTAAAAGCCACTCTTTGCAAAATAGGGTTAAACTCATTTTCAAAAAGATTAACATGAGCCCACTTATACAGATGTGCCTCGTTAGTGGGCACAACCCAAAAGCTGTCTTTTAGTGAGAGTGCGAAAGTTGTGTTAAGATATGACAAAGGGTTTTTTTCATCAGCCTCTATGCCTCCCTCTAGGGCGTTTAAGATTGAATAAGCGAAACAGCGATTATCGGGGACTTTGCGTTTGCGTAGCCATCTTAAAAGGTGCTTTTCACTTGCCCCATTGATGCGGATATAATGGGGCAATAGAGCTTCATTCAATACTTTAAAGTGTAGGTTCTTGCCCTCGTTTAGCACTTCAAATTCTAAAACGGGGCGGTCTTTGTTCTTTAGAGTGTAGTGCATTTATACTCGCTTTTTAGCATTGTTTGGCATTGATTCTGGGTATTTTGGCTGTTTGGGCTGAAAAAGGAGGCTGGAATGATGGCTTAAGTTGCCAAAAGCTCTTAAAAAGTTATTCAAGAGCAAGAGATGAGAGCTTTACATTAAGCCACTCATCAAAGCCATAAAACCTTTTATATCCCCCTTAACACCTCTAACGCTTCCAGTACCTTCACCATCGCCAAGGTGTCTAGCTTGCAATACTCCAAAAGGGCTTGTTTGGTTTGTTCTTGTTGCTCTTTTGGCATGCTAGGCATTTTGGCGTAAATGACCATGGCTTCTGTGCCCTTATGTACCAATTCCAAATCCTCATAAGCCCTTTCAAAGTCGGGTACCAAAGCGGGTAAAACGCTTTTGATGGAGTAACTGCCCACCATTTTGGGATCGTAGTAATGCCCTTCTTTAAATGGGATCATCAGGTCTAAAATGTTCTCTTTGATCGCCAGTAGTGCTTTGACCACTTGTTGGTGCTGTGCCTCCAACAAATCAGCCAAATCTTTCAGGACATTTTTCTCAAAGGCGGCGTTGTAGGCGAGCACACACGCATCTTGGGGGATGTCTTGGATAAGTTGCTCTGCCAAAGCCAAACGCCCATCTGTGCCACAATCTGCTAAAAACTCCCTATGTTCTAGTTTACCATCGCCATGATCGATGTGGATAGAGTATTGGAAGGGGATTTGCCCATGGGGTTTGGTACCATCAAATGGAGGGATGGCGGGTTTATAAGTTTCAAAATCCAAATGATAGACGGGGTATCTTATGGTTTTTAAAAACTTGTTAATCTCATTTTGGTTGATGTGTGCCTCGCCGTTTAAAGCGCATTCTACTTGTATTCTTTGATTGTCTGTGAGAACTTGGATGTCCTCTTTTTCTAAGTCTGTGAAAAAGATTTTCTTGTTTTGGTATAACTTCATCTTGGAAGCAAATTTTTGATTTGCAATGGCAAAGATGTGCTCATGCCCTACAATCCCCCGCTGTTTCTCCCAACAATAATGTTTAGCCAAACACTCATAGGGTTTCTTGCAATACTCGCCGATGTCGGTATCTGGCTCTTGTGGGTTTGCTAGGGTGCTCTGTATGTCCTCTAAACGCTGGAGCATTTCACTATAAAAGTCCTTGACAAACCCTAAAAAATCGTGCTTGACAAACAACTTTTCTAAATCCAGTGCCCCTTGTCTTGTGTAGGTGTTGTTGAGGCCAACTAAGTAAGCCCCCTTAATCTCGTAGCCACAACCTTTAAGGACATAGTATTGCACTGCCAAATCCCATAAATATTTCTTTTCGGGCTTTGTTTTGTTTTTATCCTCATAAACCTTTGTGGCGCTTTTCACCTCGTTTAACACCATGCCATCGCTGTGGATTTCTAAAATATCCACCATCACAACAACCCCTTGAAACTCAAAAGTCGCCTCATAAATGGTTTTAACACCTTGCTTCAATAATTCTTGTGTGCGCGCCACCATTTGCCCTATGTCTGTGTTATAAGCCACTTCCACCCCACCAGCAAACAATTCCTGCGCCAACTGCCCCACCTCTTTGCCCTCTTGTATCTTATCTTCCAGTTCTCCATGAGCCTCCTTTGCTTTCTCTAAAACCTCTGGTTTGTGTTCTGCAAACCACAGCATTTTAGGGCATCGCATGCCCTGGATAAACTTAGATTTAGACAACATCTCTTCTCCTTTGTAATAAAATTTGTGTCTTGCCATTTTTAAAACACCCAAGCATTAACCATTTTCCTTAGATATATTCAATGGAATCTTCATGGGCTCTTTTTTGTTTGTTATGGTCTCTGCTGTGATGATGCACTTGTGGTCTTGCCACTTTTCCATGCTAAATCTCAGTGTATGGATCACTCGACTTAAAAGGGTTTTAATGGCACGCATGCCCGTGCCCTCTTGCATGGCTTTCTCAATGATCACCTCTTTAGCCCCCTCATCAATTTCTAATATACTGCCATGCTCTCTAAAGTTGTCTTTGAAGGGTTTGGACTCGTTGTCAATGGCATTAGATAACATCTTGTGATCGACAGGCTCTAACACCACAACATTGCCAATGCGCCCGATAAACTCTCTAAACAGCCCACAACGCTGTAAATCCTGACTGCTCACTTCTTTTGAAGTTGTACTAGGTAGTGTAGGCTTGGTGTTTGTAAAACCAATGGAGTTTTTAGGCTGTATTGTTGTGTTTAAGCTCGCGTAAAGGTCTTTAAAATGCCCCGCAAAGATGAATAAAATTTCATCGGTTTTAAGCGTGATGTCTTGCTTGTCGTAGGCGAAGGTGACTGCGTGCCCTTCCATGGGCTTTAGTAATTCGGTTTGCACCAAAGATTTAAACTGGTTGTCGGTAACCTCCATCCCTAGCTTATCCACTTCATCCAAGAATATCACCCCTTTTTGGGCTTTTTCTATGTCTTTGCCTGCACTAACATACAGTCCAACAAAGATGCTCATCAATTCCTCACCTTTCCATCCCGTAGGGGTTAAGTTAGAAGCATCAGCGATGTAGTAGGGGATGTCTAGCTTTTTTAACAGCGTGGTCGTCATAAAAGTCTTGCCGCTACCTGAGGGACCGATTAAGAGCATGTTGGTTTTAGGCATGCATGGGTTGCCATTAAAGCGGGCATAGTGATCGCTAAGAGTAACACAAAGTGCCTTCTTGGCCTCTTCTTGGCCACTCACGCAATCCAAGTATTTATAGAGTGCCTCTGGAGTGTAAGAAGTTTGTGGCTCATATTCAAAAGGGTCTATGCCCTCTTCTAGCATCTTGTATAACAATTTTGTTTGTTCCTTTGAAAAAGCCTCATATTGTTGGTATTCCCACTCATCCAATTCTTCTTGGGTCGTTGGCTCTTTTTGAGGCGTTTCAAGCATGGAGGGTGGTTGCTCTTTTTGTGTGGAGAGGCTGTCTTTATTAATCTTAGGGTTGTCCAACACCAGTAAAGTGCGTATCTCGTGTATGGGTGTGGGCTTTTGGTTTAAAGAGAGAGCAAGAGGGAAAAAGTTAGAAACTTTTTCCACTTGCCATGTTTCTTTTTGCGCTACGACACGCAAAGGAAGTTGTAAATGACTTAGCAAGTCATGCACGTAAGACCAAAGCGCACGGCGTTTAATTTCATGAAGATGGGTTAATATAAATCGTTGTGGGTACTCTAGCCGATCATATAGGGTTTCTAGAGTGCTTCTCAATTCAGATTTTTTCAAGAGGTCTTTTAAACGCGCCAAAGCCCACAATCTAAAAGCCACCGGAAAGTAATAGTGGTGTGTGTCAGAGTTAAACACACTTAGAAAGGCAATGTTTGCATTTTTTAAATCTTCCTCTATTGTTGGTGTGTGTGCCAACTTTAAAAGTCCACAATCTCTCTCTAAGTGCAAACGGGTGAGTCTTTTTTCTTGGTGCGATGGCGTAAAACCTAATGGCTTTTTGTACAAAATGCCAATTAGACATTTAAGAATAGCTTTATCTTTCTTTTCTTGCTCTTCTAAAAACTTTAAGAACTGATCAGTGGATTCTCGTGGCAATGAAACTTTTGGAGTGCTCGCATTGGGTGTAATCGCAAACACCAAATCCCCATCCACACAATAGGGTTGTAATTTACAAAAAGCCTTGCACAACTCAAAATCATTGCCCTTGAAAGTCTTCAATAAATCTTGCTTAAAAGCTTCAAAGGAGATTTTAAAATCGCCAAACAACCCTCCATAATTGCTCTTTAGATAATGCTGGGCGACATGATCGCAAATTTGCTTAGAAAAGGAAAAGCACCCGCGTATAAATTTTTCAATTTGAGCGGAGTTTGCAAAAAGCTGTTTGGGTTCTATACTTTGGCGTTCTTGGCAGATTTGGGGGAAAAACCAATACTCCCCACAATCTTGGGCGATTTGGGAAAAATCAAGCTTTTGGACTTCTCTTTCTTCCCCTAATTTAGGAAAGTCCCAAGCCTCATCTCCCAACTTTCTGCCCTGTTTTTTTAACAAAGTCTTGGCATA contains these protein-coding regions:
- a CDS encoding replication initiation protein, which produces MVSLVQQRSLEQRFKDLQILIDRATDSDLKSALEKEKADCLNKLIELATQTPPPQLPSSTQDQATTTNTLEQQPATPPITTETPTQDQDQPTDQQPIKAEVITQNAPTIPNAIAEKYVTFHNDVNSVSLGKLGTLEANLLFAIFQKLKDKQDELLVFGIDEIRTMTHAVKISHSDLSGVVKRLWRNIKAASFWALYPLADENIMLFRRFRINYHDTKKTQVKSMEIQVNTPYFGYLLNYLNGNFTSFELLEFQNISGKYAKTLYRLLKQWKSTGVPPKMEWGEFRELMGIPPKTLFENIERLLLKPAVQELHKLPHFENLCYEKIKTKGMGNRITHIQFYFEPITKTSKDRERAKRDIRTIAWEIRSKKAVKQIKQSMEQLKQSKQDKDMLEILDMAFYKSQDPSVVLVVDAFQPTQDGYEIVVKYFKEGKEFQAKSAVLADKETFLTAMAKGGYQIVESQAQKPQQQTKQPSQQTPQPKEVKIELQTDKNGFKTFQGLVRPDQPNQPQALNPNNDLTEYIGRNIYMSNNGVPAVLKIKDITYTENNKLRVDIQDIDKPHKILNPFILDNVKHFKSWFKKYME
- a CDS encoding type II toxin-antitoxin system death-on-curing family toxin → MIYINIGEAIDIHNEILELTGGLKGINPTSIGYLESVLEHIKNDDYYPTFESKIAHLFFSCVKFHPFPDGNKRTAVYLCMHFFFINEKEIIDKLEEKLEKLVLDVAEDKISKDELRTIFKNFSVRANQKYENKNTHNITVHKRL
- a CDS encoding DUF2779 domain-containing protein produces the protein MLSKSKFIQGMRCPKMLWFAEHKPEVLEKAKEAHGELEDKIQEGKEVGQLAQELFAGGVEVAYNTDIGQMVARTQELLKQGVKTIYEATFEFQGVVVMVDILEIHSDGMVLNEVKSATKVYEDKNKTKPEKKYLWDLAVQYYVLKGCGYEIKGAYLVGLNNTYTRQGALDLEKLFVKHDFLGFVKDFYSEMLQRLEDIQSTLANPQEPDTDIGEYCKKPYECLAKHYCWEKQRGIVGHEHIFAIANQKFASKMKLYQNKKIFFTDLEKEDIQVLTDNQRIQVECALNGEAHINQNEINKFLKTIRYPVYHLDFETYKPAIPPFDGTKPHGQIPFQYSIHIDHGDGKLEHREFLADCGTDGRLALAEQLIQDIPQDACVLAYNAAFEKNVLKDLADLLEAQHQQVVKALLAIKENILDLMIPFKEGHYYDPKMVGSYSIKSVLPALVPDFERAYEDLELVHKGTEAMVIYAKMPSMPKEQQEQTKQALLEYCKLDTLAMVKVLEALEVLRGI
- a CDS encoding Fic family protein, which encodes MAHKLSDLSLLQREQLFRTLRITLTHHSSAIEGLSLQLGETERLLEKGLTAPNKPLHEQLIILGFANAYDLVVREASNKDTLLTTSFIKDLHYLLFKTALDITPQFVSKPIGTYRTAEVVVAGANFAPTPPIFIAQKLENLLFQYPSNALNLTQITIFHAEYERIHPFIDGNGRTGRLIMAFQAIQNDLIPPLIVDSQRAEYLSFLESCKAEGDCGGFARFLESCQEQSLEHVEQ
- a CDS encoding AAA family ATPase; the encoded protein is MQKFIEMGYYELQEFLIRKGVRYDLAKRISKRIFKNGGKLPKNYALDFVKEHEAYAKTLLKKQGRKLGDEAWDFPKLGEEREVQKLDFSQIAQDCGEYWFFPQICQERQSIEPKQLFANSAQIEKFIRGCFSFSKQICDHVAQHYLKSNYGGLFGDFKISFEAFKQDLLKTFKGNDFELCKAFCKLQPYCVDGDLVFAITPNASTPKVSLPRESTDQFLKFLEEQEKKDKAILKCLIGILYKKPLGFTPSHQEKRLTRLHLERDCGLLKLAHTPTIEEDLKNANIAFLSVFNSDTHHYYFPVAFRLWALARLKDLLKKSELRSTLETLYDRLEYPQRFILTHLHEIKRRALWSYVHDLLSHLQLPLRVVAQKETWQVEKVSNFFPLALSLNQKPTPIHEIRTLLVLDNPKINKDSLSTQKEQPPSMLETPQKEPTTQEELDEWEYQQYEAFSKEQTKLLYKMLEEGIDPFEYEPQTSYTPEALYKYLDCVSGQEEAKKALCVTLSDHYARFNGNPCMPKTNMLLIGPSGSGKTFMTTTLLKKLDIPYYIADASNLTPTGWKGEELMSIFVGLYVSAGKDIEKAQKGVIFLDEVDKLGMEVTDNQFKSLVQTELLKPMEGHAVTFAYDKQDITLKTDEILFIFAGHFKDLYASLNTTIQPKNSIGFTNTKPTLPSTTSKEVSSQDLQRCGLFREFIGRIGNVVVLEPVDHKMLSNAIDNESKPFKDNFREHGSILEIDEGAKEVIIEKAMQEGTGMRAIKTLLSRVIHTLRFSMEKWQDHKCIITAETITNKKEPMKIPLNISKENG